From one Nitrospirota bacterium genomic stretch:
- a CDS encoding HAMP domain-containing protein, with the protein MRSLQFKLLSLVLVIMAFSFSILIYKAVKQQETSLLEERKSMNALLSYSVQTTITKDMLDERADMARYLIENLKTMKGIVRLQIIKSNGTEEAFQDFKTLIEVENEYGELKPEWKVNHPDKRKHITNGIETSEFKEALKRFRGGENKEIYYYEKMDGKALFTYLTPIKHQAKCNACHSEETNIQGVRGILMITTSLDDMNAMLSKTKNKWVLYGFLSLAGTGILLFLVIRGIIIRPVSQTVVMLSEIALGKGNLTKRLKEYSEDEIGGLARWFNRFVEGMQVMVKDMRQTSGEITKTSEKITAISHSVNQSAHQQLLSTEETSSSVHEMDSSIKSVVETTDSLLTSTETVSTSILEMSNLTEEVAKGAEKLSDSVESNVLSVAQIVTSIKGVVSNIDALSQRTSEIASSITDISNVTNKVAGYSKEQAVLAEMVRSESIVHGIEAVSRTKNVMEKIKEEVDSASNTINTLGARARETGNILNVIEEIADKINIFALNAAILAAKAGEHGKGFAVVAEEIKNLAERTSSSTKEIAKIIKPVQDEAGLAVNSMKRSSIKVEEGVRLSKDAEDIMGKIMERASKSLEMARRSELAASEQSNSANNAKEAIYNINDMIRGIKSSIDEQSGAVEEIAKATEYISGIARGVKCSTNEQASESRHVANIVADMVNHIRLITESMAEQKIVSEQVVMAIKRINYIAEGNVQLSSDLHGAFNSLSEQAKTLKGKIENFEA; encoded by the coding sequence ATGCGCAGCCTACAATTTAAGCTCCTCAGTCTTGTCCTGGTAATTATGGCCTTCAGCTTTTCCATCCTGATTTACAAGGCCGTTAAACAACAGGAAACGAGTCTTTTAGAGGAAAGAAAGAGTATGAATGCCTTGCTCTCCTATTCCGTCCAGACCACTATAACTAAAGATATGCTTGATGAGAGGGCCGACATGGCCCGCTATCTCATTGAGAACCTTAAGACGATGAAAGGGATCGTCAGGCTTCAGATAATCAAGAGTAACGGAACTGAGGAGGCCTTCCAGGACTTTAAAACGCTGATCGAAGTAGAAAATGAGTATGGTGAACTCAAACCTGAGTGGAAGGTAAATCACCCGGATAAGAGAAAACACATTACAAATGGTATAGAGACCAGCGAATTCAAGGAGGCGCTAAAAAGGTTCAGAGGGGGGGAAAATAAGGAGATCTATTATTATGAGAAAATGGATGGAAAGGCCCTCTTTACCTACCTTACCCCTATAAAGCATCAAGCGAAATGCAATGCCTGCCACTCAGAAGAAACAAATATACAAGGTGTAAGAGGCATCCTGATGATCACCACCTCCCTTGATGATATGAACGCAATGTTATCAAAGACGAAAAACAAGTGGGTGCTCTATGGCTTTCTAAGCCTGGCGGGAACAGGTATTCTATTATTTTTAGTTATAAGAGGGATAATCATAAGACCTGTTAGTCAGACTGTTGTCATGCTCAGTGAGATTGCATTAGGGAAGGGTAACTTAACAAAGAGATTAAAGGAGTATTCAGAGGATGAGATAGGGGGATTGGCCCGTTGGTTCAATAGATTTGTCGAGGGGATGCAGGTTATGGTTAAGGACATGCGGCAGACATCCGGAGAAATAACTAAAACATCAGAAAAAATCACAGCAATCTCCCATAGCGTCAACCAGTCAGCCCATCAACAGCTTTTATCAACAGAAGAGACCAGCTCTTCAGTCCATGAGATGGATTCATCAATCAAATCAGTGGTAGAGACCACCGATTCTTTACTGACCTCTACAGAGACTGTATCCACTTCTATACTTGAGATGTCCAATCTTACAGAGGAGGTCGCTAAAGGAGCAGAGAAGCTCTCCGATTCGGTGGAAAGTAATGTCCTATCTGTTGCGCAGATAGTCACCTCGATTAAGGGTGTAGTCTCAAACATAGATGCCCTGTCACAAAGGACATCAGAGATAGCTTCTTCTATTACAGATATATCTAATGTTACAAACAAGGTAGCGGGATACTCAAAGGAGCAGGCTGTCCTGGCTGAGATGGTAAGGAGCGAGTCTATAGTCCATGGAATTGAGGCAGTATCAAGGACCAAAAACGTAATGGAGAAGATAAAGGAGGAGGTAGATTCGGCTTCCAATACTATCAATACCTTAGGTGCAAGGGCAAGAGAGACGGGTAATATATTAAATGTGATAGAAGAGATCGCAGATAAGATTAATATATTTGCCCTGAATGCAGCCATACTTGCAGCAAAGGCTGGGGAGCATGGAAAGGGCTTTGCGGTAGTCGCAGAAGAGATAAAGAACCTGGCAGAGAGGACCTCATCCTCTACGAAAGAGATAGCTAAGATTATAAAACCGGTTCAGGATGAGGCAGGCCTGGCTGTAAACTCCATGAAGCGAAGCTCCATTAAGGTTGAAGAGGGGGTCAGGCTTTCAAAGGATGCCGAGGATATTATGGGAAAGATTATGGAAAGAGCTTCTAAGTCTCTGGAGATGGCACGAAGAAGCGAATTAGCCGCCAGTGAGCAGTCAAATAGCGCCAACAATGCCAAGGAGGCGATCTATAATATTAATGATATGATAAGGGGGATAAAGAGCTCTATAGATGAACAATCCGGGGCTGTAGAAGAGATTGCAAAGGCTACTGAATACATTAGCGGTATTGCAAGAGGGGTTAAATGTTCTACTAATGAACAGGCATCTGAGAGCAGGCATGTGGCAAATATAGTCGCAGACATGGTTAATCATATACGGTTAATAACAGAGTCCATGGCTGAGCAGAAGATAGTCTCAGAGCAGGTAGTCATGGCAATAAAGCGGATAAATTATATTGCAGAAGGTAATGTACAGCTATCATCAGATTTACATGGCGCCTTTAATAGCCTGAGTGAACAGGCAAAGACTCTAAAAGGGAAAATAGAAAACTTTGAGGCCTGA
- a CDS encoding DmsE family decaheme c-type cytochrome: MICLFSALLICTLRLVEAEAKEVDWTAINPEMADATYVMDANKCIECHEDYMQVFNRTKHDRVFKTENRDDLEIRGCEACHGPLSKHIDAPRSKKYVVSLKTDGPLTSKQKNSICLQCHEKGIRMHWQGSPHEMSGVGCSSCHYISERRSEKNLFINEDAKKACFKCHKERRAQLQRSSHMPLREGKMDCSNCHNPHGGPGPTLLKTASVNETCYTCHAEKRGPMIWEHPPVRENCINCHDPHGSNYEFLLKLKVPYLCQSCHAVQFHPSAIYSGSNLPGQATSPAQQLVGKGCPNCHSQIHGSNHPSGARFQR, encoded by the coding sequence ATGATATGTTTATTCTCTGCCCTGCTTATCTGCACACTCCGGCTGGTTGAGGCAGAGGCAAAAGAGGTTGACTGGACAGCCATAAATCCTGAGATGGCAGATGCCACCTATGTAATGGATGCCAATAAATGTATTGAATGCCATGAAGACTATATGCAGGTTTTTAACAGAACAAAACACGACAGGGTATTCAAAACAGAAAACAGGGATGACCTTGAGATAAGGGGCTGCGAGGCATGCCACGGTCCTCTGAGCAAGCACATTGATGCCCCGAGGAGTAAGAAATACGTTGTTTCATTAAAAACAGACGGTCCACTTACTTCGAAGCAGAAAAACTCGATATGCCTCCAATGCCACGAAAAAGGCATCCGAATGCACTGGCAGGGAAGCCCGCATGAGATGAGCGGTGTGGGGTGCAGCAGCTGTCATTATATCAGTGAACGCAGGTCAGAAAAAAACCTATTTATCAACGAAGACGCTAAAAAGGCCTGTTTTAAATGCCACAAGGAGAGAAGGGCGCAACTTCAGAGGTCTTCCCACATGCCTTTAAGGGAAGGTAAGATGGACTGCTCAAACTGCCACAATCCCCACGGCGGCCCCGGCCCAACACTTTTGAAGACGGCCTCAGTAAATGAAACATGTTATACCTGCCACGCGGAAAAACGGGGACCTATGATTTGGGAACATCCGCCTGTCAGGGAAAACTGCATCAATTGCCACGACCCCCATGGCTCAAATTATGAATTTCTATTAAAGTTAAAGGTCCCTTATCTATGCCAGTCATGCCATGCAGTCCAGTTTCACCCAAGCGCTATATACAGCGGCAGCAACCTGCCCGGTCAGGCTACGTCTCCTGCGCAGCAACTTGTCGGCAAGGGTTGTCCTAACTGTCACTCGCAGATACATGGCTCAAACCACCCGTCAGGGGCAAGGTTCCAGAGGTAA